The Malus domestica chromosome 10, GDT2T_hap1 genome contains a region encoding:
- the LOC103419725 gene encoding TMV resistance protein N isoform X2 translates to MASSTQRATSSLPSALEWQYDVFLSFRGDDTRLGFTAHLLKELEEQGITRTFFDDNDLEIGREVSELFLAIEKSRLAIMVISPKYASSKWCLNELVKILECMEERGAIIPVFYQVEPCDVGDRSGSFGKGFDELEQKCKNDEECENAEVILEQWKAALKKVAKIKGSTSKNREPDVIEQIIENVRNKVGPLSLEPAEKLVDIESKLKELDVLLELESNDVLFIGIWGMGGIGKTTLAKACYERIRHKFQAESFHDGVREDSKAHGMACVQRKLSNSLMKRNIQDWAAGEAARWRSFLLEKKVLIILDDVDDSIQLRELCEKPAWFDQGSRIIITTRDERLLISHGVERRFKVPELSKVDALKLFNLRAFPRENPPESYKALSDSFVDYASGLPLALEVLGSFLYGRDLNAWSSQLRKLEGDFTLDEKIMKILKTGYEGLDPQGREIFLDIACFFKGEDKDRVFEILDSCGFNPGIDIDVLMEKSLTTISDNRVRMHDLLQKMGQTIVVQQSKQPGGRSRLWLSKDIFHVLKEKTGTPTVEGIVLDLLETKEVECHPEAFSQMVNLRLLKVHNMHLPEGLNRLPNSLRFLEWRGYPLQYLPSGFDPDELVELIMCHSRIEQLWNGKKNFDKLKIIKVSHSKSLTRTPDFEGIQNLERLDFEGCESLVEIHSSIGTLKKLTYLTLKYCKSLKLLPDEIEMEHLEVLVLSGCSSVKKIPNFVEPMEHLRKLSLDGTGIECIPSSLEHLTSLSLLDLRDCKNLKCLPSAIGNLRAIKILDVSGCSNLATLPESIGKLEFVEKINLSGTAIKECPSSIALLKNLKALIFRGMEGPSQQPWLISLLLRLMPGSRHHPISLFLPPISGLCSLMELDLSGHNLCEGAIPNDIGCLSSLVSLNLSGNNFVNLPTSISQLSKLENLCLSRCRKLQHLPVLSSDVGLLQVTADDCTKLEMLECPSNLDRLNSSCFNFINCFGMLEKESYNHITFTMLQRYLKGVPYAGDRYEIVMPGKEIPRWFTRQSMGSEVSVDLTPQWRDNKWMGYALCAVFEVYGSGWELSGVLEVNGKEEYPAPLLSLDVQPVSDHIWLLYVSRGISFGTEWQNSFSQIIFHFKSSGPCLVKSCGTRFVYEGDVEELDEIATQSSSDVVD, encoded by the exons ATGGCATCGAGCACCCAACGAGCCACTTCATCTCTTCCTTCAGCTCTTGAATGGCAGTACGATGTCTTTTTGAGTTTTAGGGGCGACGACACGCGCTTAGGTTTTACCGCCCATCTACTTAAGGAATTGGAAGAACAAGGAATTACAAGAACTTTCTTTGATGACAATGATCTTGAAATAGGAAGGGAAGTTTCTGAACTCTTCCTGGCAATTGAAAAGTCGAGGCTTGCCATCATGGTCATCTCTCCAAAGTACGCTTCTTCAAAATGGTGCCTGAACGAACTCGTAAAGATTCTTGAATGCATGGAAGAGAGAGGGGCAATTATACCAGTTTTCTACCAGGTGGAACCCTGCGATGTTGGAGATAGGTCTGGGAGTTTTGGGAAAGGCTTCGATGAACTCGAACAAAAGTGTAAGAATGACGAAGAGTGTGAGAATGCCGAAGTGATTTTGGAACAATGGAAAGCTGCCTTAAAAAAAGTGGCAAAAATCAAAGGGTCTACTTCAAAGAATAG AGAACCAGATGTCATCGAACAAATTATTGAAAATGTACGGAATAAAGTAGGACCTTTATCATTGGAACCTGCAGAAAAGCTAGTTGACATTGAATCGAAACTGAAGGAACTTGATGTGCTTTTAGAACTAGAGTCAAATGATGTTCTCTTTATAGGAATATGGGGGATGGGTGGGATAGGCAAGACAACCCTTGCCAAAGCATGTTATGAGAGGATTCGTCATAAATTTCAAGCCGAAAGCTTTCATGACGGAGTTAGAGAGGATTCTAAGGCACACGGTATGGCCTGTGTACAGAGGAAGCTTTCCAATAGccttatgaaaagaaatatacAAGACTGGGCTGCCGGTGAAGCTGCCAGATGGAGAAGTTTCTTACTTGAGAAAAAGGTTCTCATCATTCTTGATGACGTGGACGATAGTATCCAGTTACGAGAGCTATGTGAAAAACCAGCTTGGTTTGATCAGGGGAGTAGAATCATTATTACGACTAGAGATGAACGCTTGCTAATTTCACATGGTGTAGAAAGACGATTTAAGGTGCCGGAGCTGAGTAAAGTTGATGCTCTTAAACTTTTTAACTTGAGAGCCTTCCCTAGAGAGAATCCACCTGAAAGTTATAAGGCTCTGTCTGACAGTTTTGTGGACTATGCCAGTGGCCTTCCGTTAGCTCTTGAAGTCTTGGGGTCTTTTTTGTATGGAAGAGATCTAAATGCATGGAGCAGTCAACTGCGTAAACTAGAGGGTGATTTCACATTGGATGAAAAAATTATGAAGATTCTTAAAACAGGTTACGAGGGATTAGATCCGCAAGGGAGAGAGATTTTCCTTGACATCGCATGTTTCTTTAAAGGGGAGGACAAAGATCGAGTATTTGAAATACTTGATAGTTGTGGTTTTAATCCAGGTATTGACATAGATGTCCTTATGGAGAAGTCCCTGACAACAATTTCAGATAACAGGGTGCGGATGCATGATTTGTTACAAAAAATGGGTCAAACAATTGTTGTTCAGCAATCTAAACAGCCTGGTGGACGAAGCAGATTATGGCTTTCTAAGGACATCTTTCATGTTTTGAAGGAAAAAACG GGGACACCAACAGTTGAAGGCATTGTCCTAGACTTGCTTGAAACAAAAGAGGTCGAATGCCATCCTGAAGCTTTTTCTCAGATGGTTAATCTTCGATTGCTCAAAGTCCATAACATGCACCTTCCTGAAGGCCTCAACCGTCTCCCTAATTCCTTGAGATTTCTTGAATGGAGAGGTTATCCTCTACAATATCTCCCATCAGGATTCGACCCGGATGAGCTTGTTGAACTGATCATGTGTCATAGTAGAATTGAACAGCTCTGGAACGGAAAAAAG AATTTTGACAAGTTGAAAATCATTAAAGTTAGTCATTCCAAAAGTTTGACTAGAACCCCTGATTTTGAAGGGATTCAGAATCTTGAGAGATTAGACTTTGAAGGATGCGAAAGTCTTGTTGAGATTCACTCTTCCATAGGAACTCTCAAAAAGCTTACTTACTTGACTCTTAAATATTGCAAAAGTCTCAAGCTTCTTCCGGATGAGATTGAAATGGAGCACCTTGAAGTTCTTGTTCTTTCTGGCTGCTCAAGCGTTAAAAAGATTCCAAATTTTGTGGAACCTATGGAGCATTTACGGAAGCTTTCTTTAGATGGGACTGGTATTGAATGTATACCTTCATCACTTGAACATCTAACCAGCCTTTCTTTGTTGGACTTGAGagattgcaaaaatctgaaaTGTCTTCCTAGTGCCATTGGAAATTTGAGGGCTATTAAAATTCTTGATGTTTCTGGATGCTCAAATCTTGCCACATTGCCAGAAAGCATCGGGAAATTAGAGTTTGTGGAGAAGATTAATTTAAGTGGAACTGCTATAAAAGAATGCCCATCTTCCATTGCCCTTCTGAAAAACCTTAAAGCATTGATTTTTCGTGGAATGGAAGGGCCATCACAACAACCATGGCTTATCTCGCTCCTTTTAAGATTAATGCCAGGGAGCCGTCATCATCCCATCAGTTTGTTCTTGCCTCCTATATCAGGCCTTTGTTCTTTAATGGAATTAGACTTAAGTGGTCACAATCTTTGTGAAGGAGCAATCCCCAATGATATTGGCTGCTTATCATCTTTGGTATCATTGAACTTAAGTGGAAACAATTTTGTTAATCTTCCTACAAGCATTAGTCAACTCTCTAAGCTTGAGAATTTATGCTTGAGTCGTTGCAGGAAGCTTCAACACCTTCCAGTTCTTTCATCAGATGTAGGTTTACTACAAGTAACTGCAGATGATTGTACTAAACTGGAAATGCTGGAATGTCCCTCAAATTTGGACAGATTGAATTCGTCATGCTTCAATTTCATCAATTGCTTTGGAATGCTTGAGAAAGAAAGCTACAATCATATTACATTTACTATGCTCCAAAGATATCTTAag GGAGTCCCTTATGCAGGAGATAGATATGAAATTGTCATGCCTGGAAAGGAAATTCCTAGGTGGTTCACTCGTCAAAGTATGGGATCAGAAGTAAGCGTTGACCTAACTCCGCAATGGCGTGATAACAAGTGGATGGGATATGCTCTGTGCGCTGTCTTTGAAGTTTATGGGAGCGGATGGGAGCTCTCTGGTGTTTTGGAAGTCAATGGAAAGGAAGAGTACCCTGCGCCTCTACTATCTTTGGATGTCCAGCCCGTGTCAGATCATATTTGGCTACTCTATGTGTCTCGTGGTATAAGCTTTGGTACAGAGTGGCAAAACAGTTTCAGTCAGATAATTTTTCATTTCAAAAGCTCAGGCCCCTGCTTGGTGAAGAGTTGCGGCACTCGTTTTGTGTACGAGGGCGATGTGGAAGAGTTGGACGAAATAGCGACCCAATCCAGTAGCGATGTGGTAGATTGA
- the LOC103419725 gene encoding TMV resistance protein N isoform X1 gives MLNCFSGHVFAWKTNTTIPVSLYSMASSTQRATSSLPSALEWQYDVFLSFRGDDTRLGFTAHLLKELEEQGITRTFFDDNDLEIGREVSELFLAIEKSRLAIMVISPKYASSKWCLNELVKILECMEERGAIIPVFYQVEPCDVGDRSGSFGKGFDELEQKCKNDEECENAEVILEQWKAALKKVAKIKGSTSKNREPDVIEQIIENVRNKVGPLSLEPAEKLVDIESKLKELDVLLELESNDVLFIGIWGMGGIGKTTLAKACYERIRHKFQAESFHDGVREDSKAHGMACVQRKLSNSLMKRNIQDWAAGEAARWRSFLLEKKVLIILDDVDDSIQLRELCEKPAWFDQGSRIIITTRDERLLISHGVERRFKVPELSKVDALKLFNLRAFPRENPPESYKALSDSFVDYASGLPLALEVLGSFLYGRDLNAWSSQLRKLEGDFTLDEKIMKILKTGYEGLDPQGREIFLDIACFFKGEDKDRVFEILDSCGFNPGIDIDVLMEKSLTTISDNRVRMHDLLQKMGQTIVVQQSKQPGGRSRLWLSKDIFHVLKEKTGTPTVEGIVLDLLETKEVECHPEAFSQMVNLRLLKVHNMHLPEGLNRLPNSLRFLEWRGYPLQYLPSGFDPDELVELIMCHSRIEQLWNGKKNFDKLKIIKVSHSKSLTRTPDFEGIQNLERLDFEGCESLVEIHSSIGTLKKLTYLTLKYCKSLKLLPDEIEMEHLEVLVLSGCSSVKKIPNFVEPMEHLRKLSLDGTGIECIPSSLEHLTSLSLLDLRDCKNLKCLPSAIGNLRAIKILDVSGCSNLATLPESIGKLEFVEKINLSGTAIKECPSSIALLKNLKALIFRGMEGPSQQPWLISLLLRLMPGSRHHPISLFLPPISGLCSLMELDLSGHNLCEGAIPNDIGCLSSLVSLNLSGNNFVNLPTSISQLSKLENLCLSRCRKLQHLPVLSSDVGLLQVTADDCTKLEMLECPSNLDRLNSSCFNFINCFGMLEKESYNHITFTMLQRYLKGVPYAGDRYEIVMPGKEIPRWFTRQSMGSEVSVDLTPQWRDNKWMGYALCAVFEVYGSGWELSGVLEVNGKEEYPAPLLSLDVQPVSDHIWLLYVSRGISFGTEWQNSFSQIIFHFKSSGPCLVKSCGTRFVYEGDVEELDEIATQSSSDVVD, from the exons ATGCTGAATTGTTTTTCTGGTCATGTTTTTGCTTGGAAAACTAATACCACCATTCCAGTTAGCTTGTATTCAATGGCATCGAGCACCCAACGAGCCACTTCATCTCTTCCTTCAGCTCTTGAATGGCAGTACGATGTCTTTTTGAGTTTTAGGGGCGACGACACGCGCTTAGGTTTTACCGCCCATCTACTTAAGGAATTGGAAGAACAAGGAATTACAAGAACTTTCTTTGATGACAATGATCTTGAAATAGGAAGGGAAGTTTCTGAACTCTTCCTGGCAATTGAAAAGTCGAGGCTTGCCATCATGGTCATCTCTCCAAAGTACGCTTCTTCAAAATGGTGCCTGAACGAACTCGTAAAGATTCTTGAATGCATGGAAGAGAGAGGGGCAATTATACCAGTTTTCTACCAGGTGGAACCCTGCGATGTTGGAGATAGGTCTGGGAGTTTTGGGAAAGGCTTCGATGAACTCGAACAAAAGTGTAAGAATGACGAAGAGTGTGAGAATGCCGAAGTGATTTTGGAACAATGGAAAGCTGCCTTAAAAAAAGTGGCAAAAATCAAAGGGTCTACTTCAAAGAATAG AGAACCAGATGTCATCGAACAAATTATTGAAAATGTACGGAATAAAGTAGGACCTTTATCATTGGAACCTGCAGAAAAGCTAGTTGACATTGAATCGAAACTGAAGGAACTTGATGTGCTTTTAGAACTAGAGTCAAATGATGTTCTCTTTATAGGAATATGGGGGATGGGTGGGATAGGCAAGACAACCCTTGCCAAAGCATGTTATGAGAGGATTCGTCATAAATTTCAAGCCGAAAGCTTTCATGACGGAGTTAGAGAGGATTCTAAGGCACACGGTATGGCCTGTGTACAGAGGAAGCTTTCCAATAGccttatgaaaagaaatatacAAGACTGGGCTGCCGGTGAAGCTGCCAGATGGAGAAGTTTCTTACTTGAGAAAAAGGTTCTCATCATTCTTGATGACGTGGACGATAGTATCCAGTTACGAGAGCTATGTGAAAAACCAGCTTGGTTTGATCAGGGGAGTAGAATCATTATTACGACTAGAGATGAACGCTTGCTAATTTCACATGGTGTAGAAAGACGATTTAAGGTGCCGGAGCTGAGTAAAGTTGATGCTCTTAAACTTTTTAACTTGAGAGCCTTCCCTAGAGAGAATCCACCTGAAAGTTATAAGGCTCTGTCTGACAGTTTTGTGGACTATGCCAGTGGCCTTCCGTTAGCTCTTGAAGTCTTGGGGTCTTTTTTGTATGGAAGAGATCTAAATGCATGGAGCAGTCAACTGCGTAAACTAGAGGGTGATTTCACATTGGATGAAAAAATTATGAAGATTCTTAAAACAGGTTACGAGGGATTAGATCCGCAAGGGAGAGAGATTTTCCTTGACATCGCATGTTTCTTTAAAGGGGAGGACAAAGATCGAGTATTTGAAATACTTGATAGTTGTGGTTTTAATCCAGGTATTGACATAGATGTCCTTATGGAGAAGTCCCTGACAACAATTTCAGATAACAGGGTGCGGATGCATGATTTGTTACAAAAAATGGGTCAAACAATTGTTGTTCAGCAATCTAAACAGCCTGGTGGACGAAGCAGATTATGGCTTTCTAAGGACATCTTTCATGTTTTGAAGGAAAAAACG GGGACACCAACAGTTGAAGGCATTGTCCTAGACTTGCTTGAAACAAAAGAGGTCGAATGCCATCCTGAAGCTTTTTCTCAGATGGTTAATCTTCGATTGCTCAAAGTCCATAACATGCACCTTCCTGAAGGCCTCAACCGTCTCCCTAATTCCTTGAGATTTCTTGAATGGAGAGGTTATCCTCTACAATATCTCCCATCAGGATTCGACCCGGATGAGCTTGTTGAACTGATCATGTGTCATAGTAGAATTGAACAGCTCTGGAACGGAAAAAAG AATTTTGACAAGTTGAAAATCATTAAAGTTAGTCATTCCAAAAGTTTGACTAGAACCCCTGATTTTGAAGGGATTCAGAATCTTGAGAGATTAGACTTTGAAGGATGCGAAAGTCTTGTTGAGATTCACTCTTCCATAGGAACTCTCAAAAAGCTTACTTACTTGACTCTTAAATATTGCAAAAGTCTCAAGCTTCTTCCGGATGAGATTGAAATGGAGCACCTTGAAGTTCTTGTTCTTTCTGGCTGCTCAAGCGTTAAAAAGATTCCAAATTTTGTGGAACCTATGGAGCATTTACGGAAGCTTTCTTTAGATGGGACTGGTATTGAATGTATACCTTCATCACTTGAACATCTAACCAGCCTTTCTTTGTTGGACTTGAGagattgcaaaaatctgaaaTGTCTTCCTAGTGCCATTGGAAATTTGAGGGCTATTAAAATTCTTGATGTTTCTGGATGCTCAAATCTTGCCACATTGCCAGAAAGCATCGGGAAATTAGAGTTTGTGGAGAAGATTAATTTAAGTGGAACTGCTATAAAAGAATGCCCATCTTCCATTGCCCTTCTGAAAAACCTTAAAGCATTGATTTTTCGTGGAATGGAAGGGCCATCACAACAACCATGGCTTATCTCGCTCCTTTTAAGATTAATGCCAGGGAGCCGTCATCATCCCATCAGTTTGTTCTTGCCTCCTATATCAGGCCTTTGTTCTTTAATGGAATTAGACTTAAGTGGTCACAATCTTTGTGAAGGAGCAATCCCCAATGATATTGGCTGCTTATCATCTTTGGTATCATTGAACTTAAGTGGAAACAATTTTGTTAATCTTCCTACAAGCATTAGTCAACTCTCTAAGCTTGAGAATTTATGCTTGAGTCGTTGCAGGAAGCTTCAACACCTTCCAGTTCTTTCATCAGATGTAGGTTTACTACAAGTAACTGCAGATGATTGTACTAAACTGGAAATGCTGGAATGTCCCTCAAATTTGGACAGATTGAATTCGTCATGCTTCAATTTCATCAATTGCTTTGGAATGCTTGAGAAAGAAAGCTACAATCATATTACATTTACTATGCTCCAAAGATATCTTAag GGAGTCCCTTATGCAGGAGATAGATATGAAATTGTCATGCCTGGAAAGGAAATTCCTAGGTGGTTCACTCGTCAAAGTATGGGATCAGAAGTAAGCGTTGACCTAACTCCGCAATGGCGTGATAACAAGTGGATGGGATATGCTCTGTGCGCTGTCTTTGAAGTTTATGGGAGCGGATGGGAGCTCTCTGGTGTTTTGGAAGTCAATGGAAAGGAAGAGTACCCTGCGCCTCTACTATCTTTGGATGTCCAGCCCGTGTCAGATCATATTTGGCTACTCTATGTGTCTCGTGGTATAAGCTTTGGTACAGAGTGGCAAAACAGTTTCAGTCAGATAATTTTTCATTTCAAAAGCTCAGGCCCCTGCTTGGTGAAGAGTTGCGGCACTCGTTTTGTGTACGAGGGCGATGTGGAAGAGTTGGACGAAATAGCGACCCAATCCAGTAGCGATGTGGTAGATTGA